From Nymphalis io chromosome 12, ilAglIoxx1.1, whole genome shotgun sequence, a single genomic window includes:
- the LOC126772133 gene encoding dihydroorotate dehydrogenase (quinone), mitochondrial, with amino-acid sequence MSRKQSNLKKIKSLCYLTLGGSLSYQFIYFKKDFNGYYDNVLQPLSQQLNPEWAHKIGVSAIKYGLFPTENFEDPKVLNTKFLKYELSNPIGIAAGFDKHGDAITGLRNIGFSVVEIGSITPEPQPGNPKPRVFRLPEDNAVINRYGFNSEGHKEVYEKIKNIDKALLQNGLLGVNLGKNKTSNDAVQDYSLGIKKFQNIADYFVINISSPNTPGLRSLQNKNELQELLAGVNRTLNTLEGGKRPPLLLKLAPDLTLEEMKEIVSVITKKETKVDGLIISNTTIERPSLINQEFSKEIGGLSGKPLTNKSTDVIRTMYKLTKGSIPIIGVGGVFTGQDAYEKILAGASVVQIYTALIYHGPPVVTKIKSELAQLLLKDGYNDVSSAVGKGVK; translated from the exons ATGAGTCGAAAACAAAGTAATTTG aaaaaaataaaatctctttGTTATTTGACATTAGGGGGTTCCCTGTCGTACcaatttatttacttcaaaaaAGATTTCAATGGCTATTATGACAATGTATTACAACCGCTGAGCCAACAGCTCAATCCAGAATGGGCGCATAAAATTGGTGTATCAGCCATTAAGTATGGATTATTTCCCACAGAAAATTTTGAAGATCCTAAAGTTCTT AACACAAAGTTCTTAAAGTATGAACTTAGTAACCCCATTGGTATTGCTGCCGGCTTTGATAAGCATGGTGACGCTATCACAGGGTTAAGAAATATTGGTTTTTCTGTAGTGGAAATTGGATCAATAACACCTGAACCACAGCCGGGTAATCCAAAACCTCGAGTGTTTAGGTTACCGGAGGACAATGCGGTTATTAATAGATATGGTTTCAACAGTGAAGGTCACAAAGaagtatatgaaaaaataaagaatatagaCAAGGCTTTACTACAAAATGGACTCTTAGGAGTTAATTTAGGCAAAAATAAAACTTCCAATGATGCTGTCCAAGATTACAGTTTAGGAATTaagaaatttcaaaatatagctgactactttgtaataaatataagcag TCCTAATACTCCAGGTTTAAGATCACTGCAAAATAAAAACGAGCTCCAGGAACTGTTAGCTGGTGTCAATAGAACTTTAAACACATTAGAAGGAGGCAAGCGGCCACCTCTGCTTCTAAAACTTGCACCGGATTTGACTCTTGAAGAAATGAAAGAAATTGTTTCGGTAATAACAAAGAAAGAAACTAAAGTTGACGGTCTAATCATATCCAACACCACAATTGAAAGACCCTCGCTCATTAATCAAGAATTTTCAAAGGAAATAGGTGGTCTTAGCGGAAAGCCCCTGACAAATAAATCTACTGATGTTATAAGAACAATGTATAAACTAACAAAag GTAGCATACCCATAATAGGTGTAGGAGGTGTGTTCACCGGTCAAGAtgcttatgaaaaaatattagctGGGGCAAGTGTCGTGCAAATATATACGGCGCTCATTTATCACGGTCCTCCAGTTGTTACCAAGATTAAATCGGAACTAGCTCAGTTGTTATTAAAAGATGGTTATAATGATGTTAGTTCTGCTGTTGGTAAaggtgtaaaataa